In a genomic window of Gossypium arboreum isolate Shixiya-1 chromosome 9, ASM2569848v2, whole genome shotgun sequence:
- the LOC108456198 gene encoding probable galactinol--sucrose galactosyltransferase 5, translated as MAPSLSKVSVSGLGDGHNQYLLSLEGSNFIANGHVFLSDVPQNIIVTPSPYGSSTDKTIPSSVGSFVGFEAVESNSRHVVPIGKLNNIKFMSIFRFKVWWTTHWVGSNGKDLENETQMVILEKSASGRPYILLLPLLEGPFRASLQPGTNDNIDICVESGSTKVTSARFQSVLYVHVGEDPFNLVKEAMEVMRVHLGTFQLLDEKTPPGILDKFGWCTWDAFYLTVHPQGVWEGVKGLAEGGCPPGMVLIDDGWQSISHDEDPITKEGMNCTVAGEQMPCRLLKFQENYKFRDYGSPKTLATGEPNKGMSAFIKDLKDEFNTVKFVYVWHALCGYWGGLRPNVPGLPESEIIKPELSPGLKNTMEDLAVDKIVNTGIGLVPPEKADQLYEGIHSHLKNVGIDGVKVDVIHLLEMLCENYGGRVDLAKAYYRALTDSIRKHFNGNGVIASMEHCNDFMFLGTEAICLGRVGDDFWCTDPSGDPNGTFWLQGCHMVHCAYNSLWMGNFIHPDWDMFQSTHPCAEFHAASRAISGGPIYISDTVGNHNFPLLKRLVLPDGSILRCQYYALPTKDCLFEDPLHDGKTMLKIWNLNKFNGVIGAFNCQGGGWCPETRRNHCASQFSHMVTAKTNPKDIEWNNGKNPFCIEHVQVFALYLSQSKKLVLKKPDENIEISLRPFDFELVIVSPVTVLAGKPVHFAPIGLVNMLNAGGAILTLTYAELKRSAKMEVKGSGEMRVFASEEPKACNINGNDVGFLYEEQMVSVQVPWVGPSGLSTIEYLF; from the exons ATGGCTCCAAGCTTAAGCAAAGTTAGTGTTTCAGGCCTTGGTGATGGCCATAACCAGTATCTCCTTTCCCTTGAAGGCTCAAACTTCATTGCCAATGGTCATGTTTTTCTCTCAGATGTCCCTCAAAACATCATAGTAACTCCTTCCCCTTATGGTTCATCCACTGACAAAACAATACCAAGTAGTGTTGGATCCTTTGTCGGATTTGAAGCTGTTGAATCCAACAGCCGCCATGTTGTTCCCATTGGAAAGCTCAATAACATCAAGTTCATGAGCATTTTCAGGTTCAAAGTTTGGTGGACGACTCATTGGGTTGGTTCCAATGGAAAAGACCTTGAAAACGAAACTCAAATGGTTATTCTTGAGAAATCAGCTTCTGGAAGGCCTTATATTCTTCTCCTTCCCCTCCTCGAAGGCCCTTTCAGGGCCTCCCTTCAGCCTGGAACCAACGACAACATCGATATTTGTGTCGAAAGCGGGTCGACGAAGGTCACCTCGGCCAGATTCCAGAGCGTTCTTTATGTTCATGTAGGTGAAGATCCATTCAACTTGGTCAAGGAAGCCATGGAAGTGATGAGGGTTCACCTTGGAACCTTCCAGCTGTTAGATGAAAAGACCCCACCAGGGATCTTGGACAAATTTGGATGGTGCACTTGGGATGCATTTTACCTTACTGTGCACCCTCAAGGTGTTTGGGAAGGTGTCAAGGGCCTAGCCGAAGGAGGATGCCCACCGGGGATGGTGTTGATCGATGATGGATGGCAATCCATCAGCCATGATGAGGATCCTATCACTAAAGAAGGCATGAATTGTACTGTTGCCGGTGAGCAAATGCCATGCAGATTATTGAAGTTTCAAGAGAATTACAAGTTTAGAGACTATGGAAGTCCTAAAACTTTAGCCACTGGTGAACCAAATAAGGGCATGAGTGCCTTCATTAAAGATCTTAAGGATGAATTCAACACTGTGAAGTTTGTTTATGTATGGCATGCTTTATGTGGATATTGGGGTGGTTTAAGGCCTAATGTACCCGGATTACCGGAATCCGagattatcaagccagaactgtCGCCTGGATTGAAGAACACGATGGAAGATCTCGCTGTTGATAAGATTGTTAACACCGGCATCGGATTGGTACCGCCGGAAAAGGCTGATCAACTTTATGAAGGAATTCATTCGCACTTGAAAAATGTTGGTATTGATGGAGTCAAGGTGGATGTTATCCAT TTGCTGGAAATGTTGTGTGAAAACTATGGTGGAAGAGTTGATCTTGCCAAAGCTTATTACAGAGCACTAACAGATTCAATAAGGAAGCATTTCAATGGCAATGGTGTTATTGCTAGCATGGAACACTGCAATGATTTCATGTTTCTTGGAACAGAAGCCATTTGCCTTGGCCGTGTTG GTGATGATTTTTGGTGTACTGATCCATCTGGTGACCCTAATGGCACATTTTGGCTCCAAGGCTGTCACATGGTTCATTGTGCCTACAACAGTTTGTGGATGGGCAACTTTATCCACCCTGATTGGGACATGTTCCAATCAACTCACCCTTGTGCCGAGTTCCATGCCGCTTCTCGGGCAATCTCTGGTGGTCCGATTTACATCAGTGATACTGTTGGAAACCACAACTTCCCTTTGCTCAAACGACTTGTATTGCCCGACGGTTCGATCCTCCGATGCCAATACTATGCACTTCCAACCAAGGATTGCCTCTTTGAAGATCCTCTCCATGATGGCAAGACCATGCTCAAAAtctggaacttaaacaag TTTAATGGTGTGATTGGGGCATTCAATTGCCAAGGTGGTGGATGGTGCCCTGAAACCAGAAGAAACCATTGTGCATCTCAGTTTTCTCACATGGTGACAGCTAAAACCAACCCCAAAGACATTGAATGGAACAATGGCAAAAACCCATTCTGTATTGAACATGTTCAAGTTTTTGCACTCTACTTGTCTCAATCCAAGAAACTGGTCCTCAAAAAACCAGATGAAAACATTGAAATCTCATTGCGACCATTCGATTTCGAGCTTGTGATCGTCTCACCAGTGACTGTCTTGGCTGGAAAACCAGTTCATTTTGCTCCTATTGGATTAGTGAACATGTTGAATGCTGGTGGTGCAATACTTACATTAACATATGCTGAATTAAAGAGGTCAGCGAAGATGGAAGTGAAAGGAAGTGGTGAAATGAGAGTGTTTGCCTCAGAGGAACCAAAAGCTTGCAATATTAATGGAAATGATGTTGGGTTTTTGTATGAAGAACAAATGGTCAGTGTTCAAGTTCCTTGGGTTGGTCCTTCAGGTTTATCTACAATAGAATATCTGTTTTAA